Genomic DNA from Streptomyces sp. GS7:
TTCACGACCGCGGACGGCGTCACCGCCTTCGACGTCTTCGACGTGTCCCGCCGGATGAAGGAGCGCGGCTGGCTCCTCCCCGCCTACACCTTCCCGCCGCACCGCGAGGACCTCTCCGTCCTCCGGATCGTCTGCCGCAACGGCTTCTCCCAGGACCTCGCCGACCTCTTCCTCACGGACCTGGAGAGCCTGCTGCCCGAACTCCGCATCCAGCCACGCCCGTTGAGCCGCCCGGAGAACGTCGCCACCGCGTTCCACCACTAGGTCCCGTCCGGCGGGTCAGGGTGCGCCCGGCCCCGGACCGTCGGCGGCGTCGTCGTCCCCGTCGCCCTCGTCACCCCCGCTCGCGTACGGGTTCTCCCGCCCCTCCGCGAGCACCCCCCTGAAGGGCTCCCCCTCGCCCGCGAAGACATAGGCGCCGCCCTCGATCCGCGCGATCAGCTCCCGGGTCCACTCCGCACCGCCGTCCGCCGAGTGCACCCACATGTTCATGATCTCGCCGATGTGGCCGAGCTGTCCGGTCCCGCCCTCGGGCGTGTAGTACGAGGTGACCGTGGACCGCCATTCGGTGAGCGCCCGCACCCGCTCCCCGAGCAGCGCCACCGCCTCCTCCCGCGGCAGGTCCACCATGAAGCCGAGACCGGCGCTCAGCACGTCGGTCTTCGGATCCCGCTGCGCCAGCGCCGCCCGCAGCAGCGTGAAGTACTCCGCCTCACCCGCCGCGGTCAGCTCGTACTCGGTACGCGGCGGGCCGCCGGCGGTGCTGGGCGCGATGTCGTGGGCGTGCAGCATCCCCTGCTTCGCCATCTGCTTCAGCGCGTGG
This window encodes:
- a CDS encoding PadR family transcriptional regulator encodes the protein MSAIRLLVLGAVRQHGRAHGYQVRNDLEYWGAHEWSNAKPGSIYHALKQMAKQGMLHAHDIAPSTAGGPPRTEYELTAAGEAEYFTLLRAALAQRDPKTDVLSAGLGFMVDLPREEAVALLGERVRALTEWRSTVTSYYTPEGGTGQLGHIGEIMNMWVHSADGGAEWTRELIARIEGGAYVFAGEGEPFRGVLAEGRENPYASGGDEGDGDDDAADGPGPGAP